The Microbispora sp. ZYX-F-249 genome includes a window with the following:
- a CDS encoding response regulator transcription factor, with the protein MTPVRVVLVDDQALLREGLRKLLEVEDGIEVVGEAADGHEALRVVAERRPHVALVDMRMPGMNGVELIGRLAAEHPEVAVVVLSTFDEDEYIFGALRGGATGYLLKDCSPEELVAAVHRVSRGETVLGSPVAARLVAELRHLPVSPVAFRGQELLSAREVEVARMVAAGAANREIAARLFITEGTVKNHVSSVLRKLGLRDRIQLALHLRA; encoded by the coding sequence ATGACGCCGGTCAGGGTCGTGCTGGTGGACGACCAGGCGCTGCTGCGCGAGGGGCTGCGCAAGCTGCTCGAGGTCGAGGACGGCATCGAGGTCGTGGGCGAGGCGGCCGACGGGCACGAGGCGCTGCGGGTGGTCGCCGAACGCCGCCCGCACGTCGCGCTGGTGGACATGCGCATGCCGGGCATGAACGGCGTGGAGCTGATCGGCCGCCTGGCCGCCGAGCACCCGGAGGTGGCGGTCGTCGTGCTCAGCACGTTCGACGAGGACGAGTACATCTTCGGCGCACTGCGCGGCGGCGCGACCGGCTACCTGCTGAAGGACTGCTCGCCGGAGGAGCTGGTCGCGGCCGTGCACCGGGTGAGCCGCGGGGAGACCGTGCTGGGCAGCCCGGTGGCGGCCCGCCTGGTCGCCGAGCTGCGGCACCTGCCGGTGAGCCCGGTCGCCTTCCGCGGGCAGGAGCTGCTGTCCGCCCGCGAGGTGGAGGTGGCGCGGATGGTCGCCGCCGGGGCCGCCAACAGGGAGATCGCGGCGCGGCTGTTCATCACCGAGGGGACCGTCAAGAACCACGTGTCCAGCGTGCTGCGCAAGCTGGGCCTGCGCGACCGCATTCAGCTCGCCCTGCACCTGCGCGCGTGA
- a CDS encoding M1 family metallopeptidase, whose translation MPSSRSRRAARIGGAALAAALLTATQATTALAAPGNPGEPRYSAGAPSLGDPYFPDQGNGGYDVRHYDVTFSYDPATKVMDATTVITAVATQDLDQFDLDFRGPEITSLKVGKHPAGYRRDGQELVVTPRPKLKTGETFTVTVTYAGTPPVVTDPDGSIEGWVPTDDGVFVPGEPQGAPAWLPSNDSPADKATFTFRATVPEGVTVVGNGRLVSRTTANGRTTFVWDSAEPMATYLATVTLGNFVVTETTTPSGIPVYTAVDPRLVTQSAAAVARIPDILEYFSSIFGPYPFNQAGAIIDRAPDVGYALESQTKPIFSSAPGVGTMAHELAHQWYGDSVSVGKWSDIWLNEGFATYATWLWTEHSGGATAQQTFNSASNYGRAATSSFWQVVTADPGPEDMFGNVPYNRGAMTLHALRGKIGDAAFFTLIKDWAAEHRYGNTSTADFVAAAEKVSGMDLKAFFDVWLFQKGKPASW comes from the coding sequence GGAACCCCGGGGAGCCGCGCTACTCCGCGGGCGCCCCCTCGCTCGGCGACCCGTACTTCCCGGACCAGGGCAACGGCGGCTACGACGTGCGGCACTACGACGTCACGTTCTCCTACGACCCCGCCACCAAGGTCATGGACGCCACGACGGTGATCACCGCGGTCGCCACCCAGGACCTCGACCAGTTCGACCTGGACTTCCGCGGCCCGGAGATCACGTCGCTGAAGGTCGGCAAGCACCCGGCCGGCTACCGGCGGGACGGGCAGGAGCTCGTCGTCACCCCGCGGCCGAAGCTCAAGACCGGGGAGACCTTCACGGTCACGGTGACGTACGCCGGGACGCCGCCGGTCGTCACCGATCCGGACGGCTCGATCGAGGGCTGGGTGCCGACCGACGACGGCGTCTTCGTGCCGGGCGAGCCGCAGGGCGCGCCGGCGTGGCTGCCCTCCAACGACAGTCCCGCCGACAAGGCGACGTTCACCTTCCGGGCGACGGTCCCCGAGGGCGTCACGGTGGTCGGCAACGGCCGCCTGGTGTCCAGGACGACCGCGAACGGCAGGACGACGTTCGTGTGGGACTCGGCCGAGCCGATGGCGACCTATCTCGCCACGGTGACCCTGGGGAACTTCGTCGTGACCGAGACGACCACGCCGAGCGGCATCCCGGTCTACACGGCCGTGGACCCGCGCCTGGTGACCCAGTCGGCCGCGGCCGTCGCCCGGATTCCCGACATCCTTGAGTACTTCTCCTCGATCTTCGGGCCGTACCCCTTCAACCAGGCGGGCGCCATCATCGACCGCGCGCCGGACGTCGGCTACGCCCTGGAGAGCCAGACCAAGCCGATCTTCTCCAGCGCGCCCGGCGTCGGCACGATGGCGCACGAGCTCGCGCACCAGTGGTACGGCGACAGCGTGAGCGTCGGCAAGTGGTCCGACATCTGGCTGAACGAGGGCTTCGCGACGTACGCGACCTGGCTGTGGACCGAGCACAGCGGGGGCGCCACCGCCCAGCAGACGTTCAACAGCGCGAGCAACTACGGCCGGGCGGCGACCTCGTCGTTCTGGCAGGTCGTCACGGCCGACCCCGGCCCCGAGGACATGTTCGGCAACGTGCCGTACAACCGGGGCGCGATGACGCTGCACGCGCTGCGCGGCAAGATCGGCGACGCCGCGTTCTTCACGCTGATCAAGGACTGGGCCGCCGAGCACCGGTACGGCAACACGAGCACCGCCGACTTCGTCGCGGCGGCGGAGAAGGTCTCGGGCATGGACCTGAAGGCGTTCTTCGACGTGTGGCTGTTCCAGAAGGGCAAGCCCGCCTCCTGGTGA
- a CDS encoding sensor histidine kinase, translating into MARFDWLRDADRPSLLNVAFWAMTALLTIGLAEAVATGRGSGMPEYVLFAANVVLVAALWPALPWQRAARRRWVAPLFLAATLALGVTGSVETHMPLVLIAMANLAFVYGMRVATALLSCVTALCAVVPLLEGRTVTEGFAQAATMAVFAAVGLGMAASTLEARRRREEAQGLLERIRELAVAEERARMAAEMHDSVGHHLTVIKMGLENAERFRERRPEAAWGEVRQAKELTVEALTDARRWVRALRPLALDGRVGSAALERLAASFDGTGISVSFEVRGEERRLEPDTELVLYRVLQEGLTNALRHAKAEHVRGTLAFGDDRVVLMVSDDGKGRDDRPAGGFGLTSLAERARALGGTLAGANRPGGGFELRAELPLSEVRA; encoded by the coding sequence ATGGCGCGTTTCGACTGGTTGCGGGACGCCGACCGGCCGTCCCTGTTGAACGTCGCGTTCTGGGCGATGACGGCCCTGCTGACCATCGGCCTCGCGGAGGCGGTCGCGACCGGCCGGGGCAGCGGCATGCCGGAGTACGTGCTGTTCGCCGCCAACGTCGTGCTGGTCGCGGCGCTCTGGCCGGCGCTGCCGTGGCAGCGGGCGGCGCGCCGCCGCTGGGTGGCGCCGCTGTTCCTGGCGGCGACGCTCGCGCTGGGGGTCACGGGGTCCGTGGAGACGCACATGCCCCTGGTCCTCATCGCGATGGCCAACCTCGCCTTCGTGTACGGCATGCGCGTCGCGACCGCTCTCCTGTCCTGCGTCACGGCCCTGTGCGCGGTCGTGCCCCTGCTCGAGGGCAGAACGGTCACCGAAGGTTTCGCCCAGGCCGCCACGATGGCGGTGTTCGCGGCGGTCGGCCTCGGCATGGCGGCGTCCACGCTGGAGGCGCGGCGCAGGCGCGAGGAGGCCCAGGGGTTGCTGGAACGCATCAGGGAGCTGGCCGTCGCCGAGGAACGGGCGCGGATGGCGGCGGAGATGCACGACTCGGTCGGCCACCACCTCACGGTCATCAAGATGGGCCTGGAGAACGCCGAGCGATTCCGCGAGCGACGCCCCGAGGCCGCCTGGGGGGAGGTCCGCCAGGCCAAGGAGCTCACCGTGGAGGCGCTGACCGACGCGCGGCGCTGGGTGCGCGCGCTGCGGCCGCTCGCGCTGGACGGCCGCGTCGGCAGCGCCGCGCTCGAACGGCTCGCGGCGTCGTTCGACGGCACCGGGATCAGCGTGAGCTTCGAGGTGCGGGGCGAGGAGCGGCGGCTGGAGCCCGACACCGAGCTCGTCCTCTACCGGGTGCTGCAGGAGGGGCTCACCAACGCGCTGCGGCACGCGAAGGCGGAGCACGTGCGCGGCACGCTCGCCTTCGGCGACGACCGCGTCGTGCTCATGGTCAGCGACGACGGGAAGGGCAGGGACGACCGGCCCGCCGGCGGTTTCGGGCTGACGTCGCTGGCGGAGCGGGCCAGGGCCCTGGGCGGCACGCTGGCCGGCGCCAACCGGCCGGGCGGCGGGTTCGAGTTGCGCGCGGAGCTGCCGTTGTCGGAGGTGCGGGCATGA